The Amycolatopsis sp. NBC_01480 genome segment ATCTTCCCGTGCGCGATCAGGAAAACCTGCTCGGCCCGGTGCCCGAACTCGACCAGCACGTCACCCGGCGAGACCTCCTGCTGGGTGAAGCGGCGCGCCAGCTCCGGCAGCACCTCCTCGTCGTCGTAGCCCCGCAGCGGCGGCAGCTCTCCCAGCTCGGCCGGGACCACCCGGACCTGGTCGCCCGCCTTCTCGAACGTCACCCGCCCGTCGCCGACGGCGTAGCTCAGCCGCCTGTTCACCCGGTAGGCGCCGCCGTTGACCTGCACCCAGTCGAGCGCCTTCAGCAGCCAGCGGGAGGAAATCCCCTGCATCTGCGGAACGGACTTGGTCGTCGTAGCCAGTTTGCGCGCGGCGGCGCGGCCCAGGCTCAGCTGCGGATTACCGGCGTCCGGCGCGCTGCCGGCAGCGGCGTCCGATTCGGTCACGGTCACAGTGAAATCCACCCATCGTCAGTCCGGGGTCAGAAATACGGAGATCAACAGGAAAACAGTGGCGATTATCGGTCGGCTCAGCGGCTCTGCCTGGTCCAACATAGCAAGCCGGATTAGCCACACAAGGACACGTTCGAGTCACGGCCGGAATCACTCGAATGCCGCACCACGCGGGGAAAACACTCTGCCGGGACCCGTCGTCGCACTGGGCCGCCCGATCGGCCTAATGCCTGAAACGGAAGTGTCCCCGGGAAAACCGTGCCGTCCCCCAGCGTGCGCGCGGCGCTCCGTCGACCGAGCGAACGGTGTCTCGAATACAGCACAAAACGGGCTCGGTGAATCGGCGGCGATTTCCCCTTGATAAACGACACGTCAATACCGCCGGAGCGCACAATGAACGAACGGAATTCCCGGCCGGGTGACCGCGAATCACGCGCGGTGAATACGAATTCGATGTCGCGACAACCGGATTACTCCGAGCGGCGGCGCCCGGTGACCGAGGGCCCACAGGAAGCCGACCGCGCCGTTGAAGAACTCGTCCGATCGCGGTCGCCCGGCCGCGCAGTATGACCCACGTCACACTGGCCTGCCTGCCCCGGACCCGGCGGATACTGGCGCCGGCCACCCGGACGCTTTAGGTCAGACAGTAGTCAACCAATTAATGGTTACTGGTCTTCCCCACCCGGGACCGTCCGTCAGCTCAAGGGAGAGGTGACCCATGCTCGACGTGGACAAGCTGCTCGCGCTGCGGGCCGTGGCGGCCTCCGGCTCCATCGCCGCGGCGGCCCGCGAACTCGGCTACACCCGGTCGGCGGTGTCGCAGCAGATTTCGTCGCTGGAACGGGCGGCGAAGACCGCCGTGCTCCGGCGCGGCGGCAACAAGGTGGTCGTCCCCGGCCGGCTGGATCCTGCTGGAGCACACCGAACGCATCCTCGCCAAGGTGCGGGCCGCGGAGGCCGCCGTCCGCATCGGCGACGGCCGGGTGGTCGGCGAGCTGCGGGTCGGGGTGCCGTTCCGCGAGGGCCCGCCGCTGATGAGCAGCGCGCCGACCGGGGTGCGCCGCCGTCATCCGGGCGTGCAGGTCACCCTGGCCGCCACGCACGACGGCACGGGCGCCGACGAGGTCCGCCGCGGGCACCTGGATCTGGTCATCATGTCGCGCTTCGGCGCCGACGCCGGCACCGCCGAGACCGGCCTGCACCAGGTGGCCGTCGGGCGCGACCCGCTCCGGCTGTGCGTCCCGGACCACCACCGGCTCGCCGGCGCGACCGAATGCCCGGTCTCGGAGCTCTCCGCCGAGCCATGGGTGCTCGGCCCGGCCACCCCGCTGGGCCGGCTGATCCTCGGCCTCTGCGCGGTCGCCGGCTTCGAGCCGTCGATCGCCGCGACCGTGCCCGACGTCGCCGCCGCCCTCGGGCTGGTCGACGCGGGCTGGGGGGTCACCATCGCGCCCGCGCTCACCCCGGCCGGCCGGGACGGGTGCGGGCTGCGGCGCATCCCGTTGTGCGGGGTCGACGTCTTCCGCCACCACGTCCTGCTCATGCGGGCCGGCGAGGAGCGCTCGCCGTCGATCGCCGCGGTGGTGGCGGCGGTCCAGTCCGCCGGCACCGAAGGCCTGTCCTGAAATCCCCCAAGGAGAGAGCGAACATGACCGAACGCACCCCGAACGTCGTACTCGTCCACGGCGGCTTCGTCGACGGCGGTGGCTGGCAGCAGCTGTACAACCTGCTCACGACGGACGGCTTCAGAGTCAGCATCGTGCAGAACCCGACGCTCTCGCTCGAGGGCGACGCGGCGGCCGCCCGGCGGATCCTCGACCGGCAGGACGGGCCGACCGTCCTGGTCGGGCACTCCTACGGCGGCGCCGTCATCAGCGAGGCGGGCACGCACGAGAACGTCGCCGCGCTCGTCTACCTCACCGCCTTCGCCCCCGACAAGGGCGAGTCGGTGAACACCCTGCTCGCCGACCCGCCGCCGGGCGCCCCGGTGCCGCCGATCCTGCCGCCGCAGGAGGGCTTCCTGTTCCTGGACCGGGAGAAGTTCGCCGAGTCGTTCGCCGGGGACCTGCCCGCGGACCGCGCGGCGTTCCTCGCCGACGCGCAGGTTCCGTGGGGCGTCGAGGCATTGGCCGGGGTCGTGGCCGAGCCGGCCTGGCGGGTCAAGCCCACCTGGTACCTGGTCGTCACCGAGGACCGGATGATCCCGCCGGCGGCCCAGCGCGCGATGGCCGAGCGGGCCGGGGCCACCGTGGTGGAGGTGCCCGGCAGCCACGCGATCTACGAGTCGCAGCCGGGCCGCGTCGCCGACCTCGTCAAGCAGGCCGCGGCAACCCTCTGACCGCCAAAGAACTTTCAGCGGCCCGGGACCACAGCTGCCCCTCACCCGCTCGTGAGTGGCTATGACGGTTCTAACCGTCCTGAACACTCACGAGCTTTGAGGCGGGCACCGCTCGGCTCAGCCCTTCAGGCTCTGGTTGAGGAAGTCGAGCAACGGCGCGGCGACGTTCGCGGACGTCCACTGCAGCGCGCTCTTGGTGTCCCCGGTGAAGGACAGGTCGCCGTGCCCGGCGCCCTCGACCACGTACCGGGTGCTCTGCACCCCGGCCGCCT includes the following:
- a CDS encoding LysR family transcriptional regulator substrate-binding protein; this translates as MRAAEAAVRIGDGRVVGELRVGVPFREGPPLMSSAPTGVRRRHPGVQVTLAATHDGTGADEVRRGHLDLVIMSRFGADAGTAETGLHQVAVGRDPLRLCVPDHHRLAGATECPVSELSAEPWVLGPATPLGRLILGLCAVAGFEPSIAATVPDVAAALGLVDAGWGVTIAPALTPAGRDGCGLRRIPLCGVDVFRHHVLLMRAGEERSPSIAAVVAAVQSAGTEGLS
- a CDS encoding alpha/beta fold hydrolase, producing MTERTPNVVLVHGGFVDGGGWQQLYNLLTTDGFRVSIVQNPTLSLEGDAAAARRILDRQDGPTVLVGHSYGGAVISEAGTHENVAALVYLTAFAPDKGESVNTLLADPPPGAPVPPILPPQEGFLFLDREKFAESFAGDLPADRAAFLADAQVPWGVEALAGVVAEPAWRVKPTWYLVVTEDRMIPPAAQRAMAERAGATVVEVPGSHAIYESQPGRVADLVKQAAATL